One window from the genome of Toxotes jaculatrix isolate fToxJac2 chromosome 17, fToxJac2.pri, whole genome shotgun sequence encodes:
- the tmem30b gene encoding cell cycle control protein 50B produces MVKKEQESANRPDNTAFTQQRLPAWQPMLSAGIVIPGFVLIGLAFIGIGVALFVTSRSIQVLEIDYTGVEQNSPCFRCTDPNNKNCVCTVKFSIDSLFKGPVFFYYGLSNYFQNYRKYGVSKDYNQLSGDLSYFTQPSEYCAPYQYDSNNKPIVPCGSIANSMFNDTFNLYQIVNGVNKQVPLDGKGIAWWTDYNVKYRNPTVTPLKNAFNGTVKPIFWPKPAYELDPSDPANNGFINQDFLVWMRRAALPNFRKLYRRITEGDYAQGLPAGNYSLEIAYNYPVLSFEGRKKVVFSNVSWMGGKNEFLGIAYLVIGSMCVVMSIVMLIVYAKFKFPEEE; encoded by the exons atggtgaaaaaagaGCAGGAGTCAGCCAACCGGCCTGACAACACTGCCTTCACTCAGCAGAGACTTCCGGCATGGCAGCCTATGCTCTCCGCTGGCATTGTCATCCCAGGGTTCGTCCTCATTGGTCTGGCATTCATCGGCATTGGCGTCGCTCTCTTTGTCACTTCACGGAGCATCCAGGTGTTGGAG ATAGACTACACTGGAGTTGAGCAAAACTCCCCGTGCTTCCGGTGCACTGACCCAAATAACAAgaactgtgtgtgcacagtgaaGTTCTCGATTGACAGCCTCTTTAAG GGGCCTGTGTTCTTTTATTATGGTTTATCCAACTATTTCCAGAACTACAGAAAGTATGGTGTGTCTAAAGATTATAACCAGCTGTCTGGAGACCTGAGCTACTTTACG CAACCCAGTGAATACTGTGCTCCCTATCAGTATGatagcaacaacaaaccaattGTACCATGTGGGTCAATAGCAAACAGCATGTTCAATG aCACCTTCAATCTGTATCAAATTGTGAATGGGGTAAATAAGCAGGTGCCTTTGGATGGAAAAGGGATTGCTTGGTGGACAGACTACAATGTTAAATACAGAAACCCCACTGTCACACCTCTGAAGAATGCCTTCAACG GTACTGTGAAACCCATATTTTGGCCCAAACCTGCTTACGAATTGGACCCGTCAGACCCTGCCAACAATGGCTTCATCAACCAAGATTTCCTGGTGTGGATGAGGAGAGCGGCACTGCCAAATTTCAGAAAGCTGTATCGCCGAATCACTGAGGGTGATTATGCACAGGGTCTGCCAGCTGGAAACTACTCCCTTGAAATTGCCTACA ACTATCCTGTTCTGAGCTTTGAAGGCAGAAAGAAGGTGGTGTTCAGCAATGTGTCCTGGATGGGTGGCAAGAATGAGTTCCTGGGTATTGCCTATCTCGTGATTGGTTCAATGTGTGTCGTCATGTCCATAGTCATGCTCATCGTCTATGCTAAATTCAAGTTCCCTGAGGAGGAATGA